In Acipenser ruthenus chromosome 53, fAciRut3.2 maternal haplotype, whole genome shotgun sequence, the following proteins share a genomic window:
- the LOC131723088 gene encoding neoverrucotoxin subunit alpha-like, with the protein MANTGDETLEMAALGRPFQLGMLYDCRKDRLIPGITLWNLEELKGSINKENQPITEFSVSTSDSIEDKASALKVDASLKASLLGDLVKVGGAAKYFKDTKKSTRQSRVTLQYYTTTRFENLTMNHLAKEKVSHPSVFEDKTATHVVTAVLYGAQAYFIFDRQVSSEEKQQEIHGKMELAISKIPKIKMEGQGSIDLKETEKAEVEKFECTFHGDFHLKSNPLTYQDAVKAYSTLPELLGDKGENAVPVKVWLYPLKKLDSRAARLKRNISDYLVTFVQTVLEQFNTIEMQSNDMIKDIVTRTFPEVDEKIQQLKESGTQYMQNFMSKLSAVLPSIRGGVQEEESLGEILKNHEESPFNFKEQHDWLSSKEREINAVRRCLAILKDIHAVSSVNELDEEELNNETENIVCFTFTSLHEPEPYLEDLKNYLETQASKNTQSSIPSKYLHQESKQWVSSETKLKIKMYLKVFQELVNINRENKKTKFFIVSKEDQEFPGACILLHENGASKYIHFKIPSKPDVPEVCDVTHDSVTLKVVPPSSDADQKLKYHLEYKCINQKEWAIQSSTDKTKTLTVSGLQPNTEYEFRYTVEGKLGYSVSSDTTSKVKTTSSSAQYTGQWLVTLFFKFHKYHSCQLTLDPNTAYRYLCLSEGNKKVTWRGENQRCPDDHPERFESWAQVLCREGLFGTRCYWEIEWSVAWADIGVTYKGISRKGGDGSCRIGFNKKSWSLSNYSAWHNNNETAITAPRSPRIGVYLDFNAGTLSFYGVSDTMTLLHRFQTTFTEPLYPGFRLYCYDSSVTICQLN; encoded by the exons ATGGCTAATACAGGGGATGAGACTCTGGAGATGGCAGCTCTTGGACGACCCTTCCAGCTGGGAATGCTGTATGACTGCCGGAAGGATCGCCTCATTCCAG GAATTACTTTGTGGAACCTAGAAGAACTAAAAGGCAGCATAAATAAAGAAAACCAGCCGATAACCGAGTTCAGTGTCAGCACCTCGGACTCCATTGAAGATAAGGCTTCTGCTTTGAAAGTGGACGCTTCCCTGAAGGCGAGTCTCCTGGGGGATTTGGTTAAAGTGGGTGGAGCTGCAAAGTACTTCAAGGATACAAAGAAATCAACAAGACAATCCCGAGTCACTCTGCAGTACTACACAACGACACGATTTGAGAATCTGACCATGAATCATCTGGCCAAAGAGAAAGTGTCTCACCCCAGCGTGTTTGAAGACAAGACAGCGACTCACGTGGTCACCGCTGTGCTGTACGGAGCTCAGGCATATTTCATATTCGACCGGCAGGTATCCTCAGAGGAGAAGCAACAGGAAATCCACGGAAAAATGGAGCTTGCAATAAGTAAAATACCTAAAATTAAAATGGAAGGTCAAGGCTCTATTGACCTGAAGGAAACAGAAAAAGCTGAAGTTGAAAAATTCGAATGTACATTTCATGGAGATTTTCATCTCAAATCTAACCCATTGACTTACCAAGACGCTGTGAAAGCCTACTCAACTCTTCCAGAATTGCTCGGGGACAAAGGAGAGAACGCAGTGCCTGTGAAGGTCTGGCTGTACCCGTTAAAGAAGCTGGACTCCAGGGCTGCCAGGCTGAAAAGGAACATAAGTGACTACTTGGTAACATTTGTGCAAACTGTCTTAGAACAATTTAATACAATTGAAATGCAAAGCAACGACATGATAAAAGACATTGTTACCCGAACGTTTCCTGAAGTCGATGAGAAGATTCAACAACTGAAAGAAAGTGGCACACAGTACATGCAGAATTTCATGAGCAAACTGTCCGCCGTGCTGCCTTCCATCCGTGGAGGTGTGCAAGAGGAAGAGTCGCTCGgagagattttaaaaaatcatgaaGAGTCCCCTTTTAACTTTAAAGAACAACATGATTGGCTGAGCAGCAAAGAAAGAGAAATCAATGCAGTGAGACGTTGCCTTGCTATTTTAAAAGACATACATGCTGTATCTTCTGTGAATGAGCTAGATGAGGAAGAATTAAACAATGAGACTGAAAATATTGTTTGCTTTACCTTCACCTCACTGCACGAGCCAGAACCATATCTGGAAGATCTAAAAAACTACCTTGAAACCCAAGCGAGTAAGAACACTCAAAGTTCAATTCCTAGTAAATATTTGCATCAGGAGAGCAAGCAATGGGTGAGCAGTGAAACTAAACTGAAGATAAAAATGTACTTGAAGGTATTCCAGGAGTTAGTGAACATCAACAGGGAGAATAAGAAAACAAAGTTCTTCATAGTGTCTAAGGAAGACCAGGAGTTTCCTGGAGCCTGCATTCTCCTGCATGAAAATGGAGCAtcgaaatacatacatttcaagatCCCATCAAAACCTGACGTCCCTgaggtctgtgatgtcacccatGACAGTGTGACTCTGAAGGTGGTGCCTCCCAGTAGTGATGCTGATCAGAAACTAAAATACCATCTGGAGTATAAGTGTATTAATCAGAAGGAATGGGCAATTCAGTCCAGCACTGATAAAACAAAGACCCTCACTGTATCAGGCTTGCAACCGAACACAGAGTATGAATTTAGATACACAGTGGAAGGGAAGTTGGGGTATTCTGTGAGCAGTGACACAACCAGCAAAGTCAAGACAACAAGTTCATCTGCACAATACACAGGTCAGTGGTTAgttactcttttttttaaatttcacaaaTATC attcctgtcagctcacactggaccccaacacagcgtatagatacctctgtctgtctgaagggaacaaaAAGGTGACATGGAGGGGAGAGAACCAGCGATGTCCTGatgatcacccagagagatttgagagctgggcccaagtgctttgcagagagggtttgtttgggactcgctgttactgggagattgagtggagtgtgGCATGGGCtgatataggagtcacatataaaggaatcagcaggaaaggaggcgATGGTTCCTGTCGCATTGGATTCAATAAAAAGTCCTGGAGTTTGTCCAATTACTctgcctggcacaataacaatgaaactgcaataactgccccccgctcccccaggataggagtgtatctggactttaatgccggcacgctgtccttttatggtgtctctgacacaatgaccctcctgcacagattccaaaccacattcactgagccgctctatcctgggtttaggcTTTATTGTTATGattcctctgtaacaatctgccagctgaactag
- the LOC131723177 gene encoding tripartite motif-containing protein 16-like, with protein MASKVWSEDRFSCPVCLDLLKDPVAIPCGHSYCMGCIKNYWDQTDHTGVYSCPQCRETFTPRPVLRRNTMLAEVVEELKMTRLNPTPAQSYAGPGDVPCDFCTGRKFKAVKSCLTCLASYCETHVKQHSEVTPLKRHKLINAIGDLEQKLCAEHQKVLEVFCRTDQTCICLLCTQVEHKSHETAKKERTGKQKQLGETQSEIQQRIQERLKEIEELKQTVESLKRSACIQIKESEKIFTELIRSIEKIHTEVIELIGANEKAAVNQAEGRMKKLEQEIAELRRRNAELKQLSETEDHIHFLQNFQSLCAPPEAGDLPSVTVNTDICFGAVRKAVSELKDHIDDFCKGELVKITTTVNEVAVYSLQAPEPRNRAEFLKYSCQLTLDPNTAYRNLYLSEGNRKVTRRRETQRYPDHSERFDSYAQVLCREGLSGTRWYWEIEWSGGGASIGVTYKGISRKGGDCSCRLGFNDKSWSLRCSDSSYTARHNNNHTAITAPHSPRIGVYFNAGTLSFYDVSDTMTLLHRFQTTFTEPLYPGFYIYSDSPVTICQLN; from the exons aTGGCTTCAAAAGTATGGTCAGAGGATCGGTTCAGCTGTCCAGTATGTCTGGatctattgaaggacccagtcgccattccatgtggacacagttactgtatggggtgtattaagaactactgggatcagactgatcatacaggtgtctacagctgcccccagtgcagagagacctttaccccgaggcctgttctgcgcagaaacaccatgctggctgaagttgtggaggaATTAAAGATGACAAGACTCAATCCtactcctgctcaaagttatgctggacctggagatgtgccgtgtgatttctgcactgggagaaagttcaaagctgtgaaatcctgtttgacgtgcctggcctcttactgtgaaacacacgtcaagcaacacagtgaggttactccattaaagaggcacaagctgatcaatgcaattggagatctggaacagaagctttgtgctgaacaccagaaggttttagaggtcttctgtagaaccgatcagacgtgtatttgtttgttgtgtACACAAGTTGAACACAAGAGCCATGAGACAGCTAAGAAAGAAAGGACTGgcaaacag aagcagctgggagagacacagtcagaaatacaacagagaatccaggagagactcaAAGAAATTGAGGAGCTGAAACAgactgtggagtcactgaaa agatctgcatgcatacaaataaaggaaagtgagaagatctttactgagctgatccgatccattgagaagatccacactgaggttattgagctgattggagctaacgagaaggctgcagtgaatcaggctgaaggacgcatgaagaaactggagcaggagattgctgagctaaggaggagaaacgctgagctgaaacagctttcagagacagaggatcacatccattttctacag aatttccagtctctctgtgcccctcctgaagctggagacttacccagcgttactgtcaatacagacatctgtTTTGGGGCTGtaaggaaagctgtatctgaacttaaagaccatattgatgacttctgcaagggggaattagtcaaaataaccacaacag tgaatgaagttgcagtttacagtctgcaggctccagagccaaggaacagagctgagtttttaaaat attcctgtcagctcacactggaccccaacacagcataTAGAAACCTCtatctgtctgaagggaacagaaaggtgacacggaggagagagacccagagatatcctgaTCACTCAGAGAGATTTGATAGCTAtgcccaagtgctttgcagagagggtttgtctgggactcgctggtactgggagattgagtggagtgggggaggggcttctataggagtcacatataaaggaatcagcaggaaaggaggggattGTTCCTGTCgccttggattcaatgacaagtcctggagtttgcgctgctctgattccagttacactgcccggcacaataacaatcacactgcaataactgccccccactcccccagaataggagtgtactttaatgccggcacgctgtccttttatgacgtctctgacacaatgaccctcctgcacagattccaaaccacattcactgagccgctctatcctgggttttatatttattcggattcccctgtaacaatctgccagctgaactag
- the LOC117970672 gene encoding eukaryotic translation initiation factor 3 subunit D-like: MLAGSKYLKLGYVSRYHVKDSARHIILGTQQFKPNEFASQINLSMENAWGILRCVIDTCMKLEEGKYLILKDPNKQVIRAYSLHEGTFSSDEDEDEEEEEEDEEDDDEES, encoded by the exons ATGCTGGCTGGATCCAAGTACCTCAAACTGGG CTACGTGTCCCGTTACCACGTGAAGGACTCCGCGCGCCACATCATCCTGGGCACCCAGCAGTTCAAACCCAACGAGTTTGCCAGCCAGATCAACCTGAGCATGGAGAACGCCTGGGGCATCCTGCGCTGCGTCATCGACACCTGCATGAAGCTGGAGGAGGGCAAGTACCTCATCCTGAAGGACCCCAACAAG CAAGTGATCCGGGCCTACAGCCTGCATGAAGGGACGTTCAGCTCGGACGAGGACGAagacgaggaggaggaagaggaggacgaGGAGGATGACG ATGAGGAAAGCTGA